In the genome of Lentisphaera araneosa HTCC2155, the window AAAAATCACGACGCGACCTTTCTCTAGGTGTCTTACGGCTTTACGTCGGATGTAGGGTTCGCAGATCTGCTGCATAGCTATGGCAGATTGAACGCGAGTGGGGATGCCAAGACTCTCCAAGCCATCTTGAAGAGCCAGGGCATTGATGCAAGTTGCCATCATTCCCATGTAGTCACCTGTGGTACGATCCATTCCTTTGCGAGAAGCACTAAGGCCGCGGAAAATATTTCCACCGCCAATAACAAGCGCAACTTCGACGCCCATGTCAACAACTGATTTGATGGCTTCGGACATTTCTTGAACGATAGCCGGGCTAATGCAGTTGTCGTCGGAGCGAAGAACTTCGCCACTGAGCTTTAGGATGATTCGTTTATATACAGGTGACATGGGCAATGATTACTTGCCGATCTTGCAGAGAGCGAAACGCTTTACAGAAGCTTTAGGGTAAGCTTGTGTAATAGTGATTTTGTCATCCATGATCCAAGGTTGGTTAACGAGACATACGTCTTTGAACCATTTTTGAACTGAACCATTAATGATTTTGTCAGCGATTTCAGCAGGCTTGCCTTTTGCTTTTTCAGCGAAGATATTTTTTTCTTTTTCGATGTCTTCAGCAGGAACGCCAGTTTCATCAACATAAGAAGGGTTGAATGCAGCGATGTGCATGCCGATAGCTTTGAGGCCAGCTTCGTCGATTTCGCCTTCAACGTCAACGAGAACGCCGATGCGACCGTTACCGTGAATGTAAGTGTGGAGTTGACCTTCAGTAGTCCAAGACTGAGCTGAAACGATCTGCATATTTTCGCCAATAGTAGCGATCATAGTTACGAGGTCTTCTTTCTCTTGACTTGCTAACTCTTCAGTAACGTCGCCGTTAGAGTCTTTAGCAATAGTCTTGTCGAGGAGTGAAGCTGCATAGTCGCGGAAACGGTCAGTGTTACCTACGAAGTCAGTTTCACAAGAAAGTTGAGTGATAGCAGCTTTGTTACCGTCAACCTTAGCAACAACTACACCTTCGTTAGCTTCGCGACCAGCTTTTTTAACAGCCTTAGCTTGGCCTCTTTTACGGAGGATTTCAACAGCTTTATCGAAGTCGCCTTCAGATTCAGTGAGTGCTTTTTTGCAATCGAGGAGGCCGCAGTTAGTAGCTTTGCGGAGTGCAGCGATGTCTTTAGCAGAAATAGCCATTTGTCATTTTTCCTTAAGTTTTGTTTATGCGACCCGAAGGTCGCATGGTATCAAAAAGTTCTTACGCTTTAGCTTCAGGCTCAGCAGCCTCTTCAGCTTTTTCTTCTTTAGCAGGAGCAGCTTTTTCAGCAGTCTCTTTCTTAGGAGCGGCTTTTTTAGCTTTAGTCTCTTTCTTAGGAGCAGCTTTTTCAGCTTTTTCTTCCTTAGCAGGAGCAGCCTTTTCAGCTTTAGCTTCTTCAGCTTTTTTAGCTTTAGCGTCAGCAGCTCTCTTAGCTTTAGCTTCTTCAGCTTTTTTAGCCTTTTCAGCTTTAGCTTTCTCAGCTTTCTCTTTGTCAGCTTTGATTTTCTCAGCTTTTTCAGCTTTGGCTTTCTCAGCTTTGATTTTGTCTTCTTTAGCTTTTTCAGCAGCTTTAGCGTCAGCAATACCTTTACCCGCAACAACAGCAGCGCTGAGTTGGTCGAAGATAACTTGTACTGAACGTACAGCGTCATCGTTACCAGGGATACCGTAAGCAACAGTGTCAGGATTTGAGTTTGAGTCGAGGATAGCAACTACTGGAATACCGAGTGATTGAGCTTCTTTAATAGCGATGTGTTCTTTGTTGATGTCAACAATTACAACAACTGCTGGTGGTTTTTGAAGGTCAACGATACCAGAAAGAGAGTTCTCAAGTTTAGTTTTTTCACGACGGATTTGTGAAGCAGCTTTCTTCTTCATTGCGTCGAGAGTGCCGTCTTCTTCCATCTTAGTGTATTTTTTAAGCTTAGCAACACTCTTACGGATAGTAGTAAGGTTAGTAAGTGTACCACCTAACCAGCGGTATGAGATGTAGTGCATGTTGCTTGCTTTTGCAGCTTCTTCCACAATCTCTTGTGATTGACGCTTAGTACCAATGAAGAGTACATCGCCGCCATCAGCAACTGTTGAATAGAGGAATTTACAAGCATTATTAAGAGCAACCATAGTTTTGCTCAGGTCGAAAATGTGGATACCGTTTCTAGAACCATAAATGTATGGCTTCATTTTTGGGTTCCAGCGACGAGTTTGGTGGCCGAAGTGTACGCCGGCTTCAAGTAGGTCAGTAATTTTGATTGACATATCTCTTCCTATTGGTTTTGAATGCTTTGGTTTCGGTAGTCAAGCATTCTGGATTAAATTTTATTTTTGGTAAAGTTAAATTATTTGCTAGCTTTATTTAAAGCGAGATTAAGACGTGATTTTCTACGGTCAGCAGTTGCTCTTTTGACGACGCCTTTTTTAACGGCTCTATCGTATGCAGAGAAACAAACTTGAAGAGCTTTTTTAGCTTCTTCAGTGTTGCCTTCAGTAAGTGCAGCGTTGAACTTCTTTTCAAGAGTCGTGATCGCGCTTTTGCGAGCCTTGTTGCGGACGCGTTTTTTCTCGTCGGCTCTTATATGTCTTTTCGCAGAAGGTGCGTGTGCCATATTTAATTCCTATGATTTTGTTTATAATTATGCTTGTCCTCATGTCCTGAGACAAAAGGTCGCGGAAAATAGCGTTTCTTCTATGACTTTCAAGCTAGTAAAATACTTTTTTTTAAGTCTGTGGAAATGAAGTGATTTATGTGAGAATTTTGACCTTTGAATAAAGCTGTTTTTATGGACTTATAATGAAGTGCTGTTAACCCTATATTATTTGCAACATAGAGTTTATATATTAACTTAACTACAATAAATAAGTTTAAAGGGTTTCATGAAAAAGTTCATGGTTTTATCGGCGTGTCTCTTATCGGGAGTGTTATCAGCAGAATCAACAGTGGCTGAGCAGGCGGAACAGATTTTTAAAGAGCGTTGTACGGCTTGCCATTTGGATGATGGCCATGGCTTGAAATCAATGAAGGTGGCTTCGATTGCGGGTTTGCCCCGCTGGTACGTAGCACAGCAATTACGGCATTTTCGCGATGGCAAGCGTGGTGCGCATATCAATGACGTGGAAGGCAAGATGATGCAAAGCATGACTCAAACATTAGATGATAAGAGTGTGGCTTTTTTAGGAAAGCACATCCAGGGAATGAAGCCCCTTAAAAAACGTCAGACAATAAAAGGAGGCGATAAAGTCGTAGGTGAAAAGATCTACAAAAAGGATTGTGCTTCTTGTCATGGAGAAAATGCTGAAGGTGTAAGGAGTTTGCTAGCGCCGCCTTTGACAGTTCAAATAGATTGGTATTTAGAAGGCCAACTCAAGAAGTTTAATGAAGGCATTCGCTCACATGTTGAGGGGAGCAAGAATCCTACGAAAGATCAAACAAAAGATTTGCTAGCTTATTTATCGAGTATAGATAATAGCAAAGATGAGGAAAAGTAAGGTAAATCGAAACTCATTAGGGGGTTTTTGATTTCTTATAAAAATCCAAAACTTCTTCAGCTGAAAAAGCGCGTCGATGAATAGAGAGGAAGTCCACCTGTCCAGGTGTACTTCTGATATCTTGAGAATTTAAAGGAACCCAATTCATTAAGTCGCACCAACCGATAAAAGGTGGTGTCATTGATTGTTGGTGAATTTTTGACTGCTTGTCAATACTTTTACCATTGAGGTAAAGATGAATTCCTTTTTCTTCTATGTTAAAGGTAAATGAGATTAAAAGCCACTGCCCAAGGATTTGTTCAGGTTTTAAGAAAATGCTGTTATGGACAAAATTTTCTCGACTATCAATTTTGAAAAAAGCACCTTTCGGCAAAGTAACATACTGTAAAGTGATCTGATTGGGATCCCATTTTTCACTTAGGAAAATTCCCAGGTGATTGTTGTT includes:
- the pyrH gene encoding UMP kinase, with the protein product MSPVYKRIILKLSGEVLRSDDNCISPAIVQEMSEAIKSVVDMGVEVALVIGGGNIFRGLSASRKGMDRTTGDYMGMMATCINALALQDGLESLGIPTRVQSAIAMQQICEPYIRRKAVRHLEKGRVVIFAAGTGSPYFSTDTTAALRANEINAELVLKGTKVDGIYDKDPVKYDDAVKYKEISYTDCLSKQLQVMDSTAFTLCMDNKLPIVVFDFHQEGVLKNILCGNTEAATVVK
- the rpsT gene encoding 30S ribosomal protein S20, which translates into the protein MAHAPSAKRHIRADEKKRVRNKARKSAITTLEKKFNAALTEGNTEEAKKALQVCFSAYDRAVKKGVVKRATADRRKSRLNLALNKASK
- the tsf gene encoding translation elongation factor Ts, encoding MAISAKDIAALRKATNCGLLDCKKALTESEGDFDKAVEILRKRGQAKAVKKAGREANEGVVVAKVDGNKAAITQLSCETDFVGNTDRFRDYAASLLDKTIAKDSNGDVTEELASQEKEDLVTMIATIGENMQIVSAQSWTTEGQLHTYIHGNGRIGVLVDVEGEIDEAGLKAIGMHIAAFNPSYVDETGVPAEDIEKEKNIFAEKAKGKPAEIADKIINGSVQKWFKDVCLVNQPWIMDDKITITQAYPKASVKRFALCKIGK
- a CDS encoding c-type cytochrome; protein product: MKKFMVLSACLLSGVLSAESTVAEQAEQIFKERCTACHLDDGHGLKSMKVASIAGLPRWYVAQQLRHFRDGKRGAHINDVEGKMMQSMTQTLDDKSVAFLGKHIQGMKPLKKRQTIKGGDKVVGEKIYKKDCASCHGENAEGVRSLLAPPLTVQIDWYLEGQLKKFNEGIRSHVEGSKNPTKDQTKDLLAYLSSIDNSKDEEK
- the rpsB gene encoding 30S ribosomal protein S2; translation: MSIKITDLLEAGVHFGHQTRRWNPKMKPYIYGSRNGIHIFDLSKTMVALNNACKFLYSTVADGGDVLFIGTKRQSQEIVEEAAKASNMHYISYRWLGGTLTNLTTIRKSVAKLKKYTKMEEDGTLDAMKKKAASQIRREKTKLENSLSGIVDLQKPPAVVVIVDINKEHIAIKEAQSLGIPVVAILDSNSNPDTVAYGIPGNDDAVRSVQVIFDQLSAAVVAGKGIADAKAAEKAKEDKIKAEKAKAEKAEKIKADKEKAEKAKAEKAKKAEEAKAKRAADAKAKKAEEAKAEKAAPAKEEKAEKAAPKKETKAKKAAPKKETAEKAAPAKEEKAEEAAEPEAKA